A region of Homo sapiens chromosome 17, GRCh38.p14 Primary Assembly DNA encodes the following proteins:
- the RNF227 gene encoding RING finger protein 227, whose translation MQLLVRVPSLPERGELDCNICYRPFNLGCRAPRRLPGTARARCGHTICTACLRELAARGDGGGAAARVVRLRRVVTCPFCRAPSQLPRGGLTEMALDSDLWSRLEEKARAKCERDEAGNPAKESSDADGEAEEEGESEKGAGPRSAGWRALRRLWDRVLGPARRWRRPLPSNVLYCAEIKDIGHLTRCTL comes from the exons ATGCAGCTCTTGGTGAGGGTACCCTCTCTTCCGGAGCGGGGCGAGCTGGACTGCAACATCTGCTACCGTCCTTTCAACCTCGGGTGCCGCGCGCCCCGCCGCCTGCCCGGAACGGCGCGCGCCCGCTGCGGCCACACGATCTGCACCGCCTGCCTCCGCGAGCTGGCGGCGCGCGGGGACGGCGGCGGGGCGGCCGCGCGCGTGGTGCGCCTGCGCCGCGTGGTCACGTGCCCCTTCTGCCGCGCGCCCTCGCAGCTCCCTCGCGGCGGCCTCACGGAGATGGCTCTTGACTCGGACTTGTGGTCGCGATTGGAGGAAAAAGCGCGGGCCAAGTGCGAACGAGATGAGGCTGGGAACCCGGCCAAGGAAAGCAGCGACGCTGACGGAGAGgcggaggaagaaggggagagcgAGAAGGGGGCGGGGCCTAGGAGTGCTGGGTGGCGCGCGCTCCGGCGGCTCTGGGACAGGGTCCTGGGGCCTGCGCGGCGCTGGCGGCGTCCGCTGCCTAGCAACG TGCTCTACTGTGCGGAGATCAAGGACATTGGCCACCTGACCCGTTGCACGTTGTAA